CATCGTTACCGGCATCGGCGTCGTCCATGGGCGCGAGGTAATGGTTATCGCCAACGACGCGACGGTCAAGGGTGGTAGTTACCTCCCGCTGACGGTCAAGAAGCATTTGCGCGCACAGGAAGTGGCTGCCGAGAACCGACTGCCCTGCATCTACCTTGTCGATAGTGGTGGCGCGTTTCTGCCGGAACAGGACGAAGTTTTCCCCGACCGCGAGCACTTCGGCCGCATATTCTACAACCAGGCGCAGATGTCGGCCGCCGGAATCGCGCAGGTCGCTGTCGTGCTCGGCAGCTGTACCGCTGGCGGCGCATATGTCCCGGCGATGAGTGACGAGACAGTTATCGTTCGTGAACAGGGCACTATCTTTCTGGCGGGGCCGCCGCTGGTGAAAGCCGCCACCGGCGAGGACGTGACGGCGGAAGAGCTGGGCGGGGCGGAGGTGCACTGCCGCGAGAGCGGCGTCAGCGACCACATCGCGCAGGACGACCAGCACGCGCTCGAAATCACGCGCTCTATCCTGGAAAATTTGAACCGCTCCCCGAAGGCGAAGCTGGAGGTGACCCCGCCCGAGGAGCCGTTGCACGACCCTGCCGAGATTTATGGAATACTGCCAAGCGACCCGCGGCAGCCGTTCGACGTGCGTGAAATCATCGCGCGCATGGTCGATGGCTCGCGCTTCCACGAGTTCAAGCCACTCTACGGGCCGACGCTCGTCACCGGTTTCGGCCGGCTGATGGGCTACCCTGTCGGGATTCTCGCCAACAACGGCGTGCTCTTTTCCGAGTCAGCACTGAAGGGCACACACTTCATCGAGATGTGCTGTCAGCGCGGAATTCCGCTGCTCTTTCTGCAAAACGTCACCGGTTTCATGGTCGGCAAGGAATACGAGGCCGGCGGCATCGCCAAGGATGGCGCCAAGATGGTGATGGCAGTCTCCAACGCTGCCGTTCCGAAGTTTACGGTCATCATTGGCGGCTCGTTCGGTGCAGGCAACTACGGCATGTGCGGCCGCGCCTACGGGCCGCGCCAGCTCTGGATGTGGCCCAGCGCGCGCATCTCGGTGATGGGCGGCGAGCAGGCCGCGACCGTGATGGGCATCGTCCACGAGGCGCGGGCGAAACGGAAGGGCGAGGCGGTGGACGAGGCCGGGCTCGAGGCCATGAAGGCGACGGTGCGCGAGCGCTACGCGTCCATGTCCTCGTCCTTCTACGCCACCGCCCGGCTCTGGGACGACGGCCTGATCGACCCCAGGGACTCGCGCCGCGTCCTCGGCCTCTGCCTCAACCTCCTCGACGAGGCCGGCCGCCGCCAGCTCCACCCCAACACCTTCGGCGTGGCGCGGTTCTAAGGC
This is a stretch of genomic DNA from Candidatus Poseidoniia archaeon. It encodes these proteins:
- a CDS encoding carboxyl transferase domain-containing protein, whose product is MEPLASNIDTADSGYLTNVEQNRALVTELKERLAQARGGGSAKAVKRHRARGKFTARERIDVLLDRGAPFLEFSPLASDGIYDDDVRSAGIVTGIGVVHGREVMVIANDATVKGGSYLPLTVKKHLRAQEVAAENRLPCIYLVDSGGAFLPEQDEVFPDREHFGRIFYNQAQMSAAGIAQVAVVLGSCTAGGAYVPAMSDETVIVREQGTIFLAGPPLVKAATGEDVTAEELGGAEVHCRESGVSDHIAQDDQHALEITRSILENLNRSPKAKLEVTPPEEPLHDPAEIYGILPSDPRQPFDVREIIARMVDGSRFHEFKPLYGPTLVTGFGRLMGYPVGILANNGVLFSESALKGTHFIEMCCQRGIPLLFLQNVTGFMVGKEYEAGGIAKDGAKMVMAVSNAAVPKFTVIIGGSFGAGNYGMCGRAYGPRQLWMWPSARISVMGGEQAATVMGIVHEARAKRKGEAVDEAGLEAMKATVRERYASMSSSFYATARLWDDGLIDPRDSRRVLGLCLNLLDEAGRRQLHPNTFGVARF